A single genomic interval of Dysidea avara chromosome 6, odDysAvar1.4, whole genome shotgun sequence harbors:
- the LOC136258334 gene encoding uncharacterized protein, translating into MASSRQKLSTYFVLLKYSERKRYLEKLEINGHELDDPFAIDEEQWTEDLTKWPELEFEAYNYYYNQHVRTVYHYDAGQGWSVLKAKVNPSQNSADNPHEAWIIVKTQTGYVRNGHCKCKAGLGEVCSHVAAVLFKIEAANQLGYTRPSRTSLPCQWNQNFKTSVTPKEIQCINFTKPIYKRGLGGTEDSEVPAVKRRAESGPHEAPVISSNKLYSELFDLIPGACLFAIIEPASQKKVMPWNWDHNKINVVKDVLQSIMSSNKVGKFGSIQESKIISMTGYKTEKRTTSNLQVEMRNNTEDRIRTYKMGRTFYTTIVIRFLLSLM; encoded by the exons ATGGCCAGTAGCAGGCAGAAGTTGTCTACTTATTTTGTGTTGCTTAAATATTCAGAAAGAAAGCGCTATTTAGAAAAATTGGAGATTAATGGTCATGAACTTGATGACCCGTTTGCTATAGATGAGGAGCAGTGGACCGAGGATTTGACTAAGTGGCCAGAATTGGAGTTTG AAGCATACAACTATTATTACAACCAACATGTACGAACTGTTTATCACTATGATGCAGGACAAGGATGGAGTGTACTAAAAGCAAAGGTAAACCCCAGTCAGAATTCAGCAGACAATCCTCATGAGGCATGGATAATAGTAAAAACTCAAACAGGATATGTTCGGAATGGGCACTGCAAATGTAAAGCTGG GCTTGGAGAAGTTTGCAGTCATGTAGCTGCTGTCTTATTCAAAATTGAGGCTGCTAACCAGTTGGGATATACAAGACCATCCAGAACGTCTTTACCATGCCAATGGAACCAGAATTTCAAAACTAGT GTTACCCCTAAAGAAATTCAGTGTATAAATTTCACTAAGCCAATTTATAAAAGAGGACTGGGGGGTACAGAGGATTCAGAAGTCCCAGCAGTGAAGAGGAGAGCAGAGAGTGGTCCACATGAAGCCCCTGTGATTTCTTCTAATAAGCTGTACTCTGAATTGTTTGACTTAATACCGggtgcttgtttgtttgctatAATTGAACCTGCATCTCAAAAAAAAGTGATGCCATGGAACTGGGATCACAACAAGATCAATGTTGTGAAGGACGTACTTCAGAGCATAATGAGCAGCAACAAGGTGGGCAAGTTTGGGAGCATACAAGAGAGCAAAATAATCAGCATGACAGGATACAAGACAGAGAAGAGGACGACCAGCAATTTACAGGTGGAAATGAGGAACAACACAGAGGACAGGATAAGGACCTACAAGATGGGGAGAACATTCTATACTACTATAGTCATCAGATTTTTGCTCTCTTTAATGTGA